GTTCTTCGTTACATGTTCCTTAcaatggtttgaaactaaaggagggagattgaggctggacatgaggaaggaattgttgtccctgagggtggtgagagcctggcccaggctggccagagaggtggtggctgaaccatccctggagacatcccaggccaggctggacggggctctgagcaacctgagctggtgcagatgtccctgctcatggcagggggggcactggggcagctgggaaggtcccttcaacacaaactccTCCAAGCGCGGTTCAGCCTGCAGGGACGGGCCCCTCGGCCCGCACAAGATGGCGCCCGCGGCGTTGCCCCGGCAACCGCTGTGAGGCGAGAGGCGGCTCACGCCGGGGGGCGGTTGCAGGAAACGGCCGCGGGGGCGCCGAGGGGAGCGCGGACACTGCGCTGTGAGGGCGGCACcgcggctgccccggccccggccgAGCCCCGGCCGCCATGGAGCTGGAGGATGACTTCGGTGAGGCCCGGGGGGCGATGTCGcgggaggaaggggggaaggggaagagggaaggcGGCCGCCGCCTGCAGTGGGCCTGTCTCCATCTCCATGTGCTCTGTGACTCGGGAAAGTTCCAGCGGGTGTCTGCTTATTTTAACCGGGCCGGTGTTTTAGGTGGTTACCACAccaggtgtggggctgggggtctggCTTTTAGGAAGTAGCAGGATAAAGCAGCTGAGGTTGTTCCAAGTGTTGCTCCCGCCCGCGGCTGGTGCCTCCGCCGCCCCCACACACGCCCGGGGctgctgtttgtgtttgtgaGTGTGGCCGGGGCTTAAACGCACATGGCTTTGCTGTGGTGTGTTGGAGGCCTTGCACGTTGCAGCCTTGTGTTAACTGCATCCGTTTGcctatttttgtgtttgctggTTTATATACTGCGGCGAGGGCGTTCCTCTTGCTCTGATGCTCATTTCTGTTGCCTTCTCCTGATAATAACACGCTTGAGTCAGTTCTTGAGTCAGTCTTGATCTTGCCTTGAGTCAGTTCAGAGAGAGGAAACGCTTCTGGATTCTCTGCGGTGGGTGAACCAGTACAAAGCTTGCCAATCCTTCTTAATCCCttagggccacaaagatgattaagggagtggagcatctcccttatgaggaaaggctgagggagctggggctctttagcttggagaagaggagactgaggggtgacctcattaatgtatataaatatataaagggtgggtgtcacgaggatggagccaggctcttctcggtgacaaccaatgataggacaaggggtaatgggttcaagctggaacacaagaggttccacttaaatttgagaagaaacttcttctcagtgagggtgacggaacactggaacaggctgcccagggaggttgtggattctccttctctggagacattcaaacctgcctggacgccttcctgtgtaacctcacctagatGTTCCTGCCctgacagggggattggactagatgatctttcaaggtcccttccaatccctaacattctgtgattctgtgattctgcgattctgtaaTAATGGAGAATTCTCTAGTTTTTGGCTGTTCTAATGGCCTGAGCTGGCTAGTGGAGGTGAGAGGTGCTCACAGGTGGCAGGGCTGACAGAAGGATGAAGTCTGTCCTTCCTTCTCAGTGGTTCACAGCACGAAGCTGTGACTTGTGGAGCAACATCTTGACTAACCGTCAGCCTCGGGGTTAATATCTGTCCCTGACGTGGCCATTGAGACGACTGAGCAGCACTGCATGGGTAAGAGAAGGgccaaacagcagcagctggtacTCACCCTGTTTACCTGAAAATAAGGCAGGgtcttatacaatttttttctccaagagatgcttacttttttttccatgtatagctgcctggacactatttaaattgactttttaaacgaactgtaactagggcttatttttggagcgGGGCTtgtatttcaagcatcctcaaaaatcctgagaAATCATGCTAGGACTTATTTTCAGGGTATCTCGACCTGGCTGTTGAGCACCACTGCATGGGTAAGAGAGGGGGGTGTGATGGCAGGACAGAGGCTGAACGGCAGCAGCTGGTACTGAGATCTTTTTAAGCTGCTGTGTAATCAAATCCTAAATGCGCTAAAAGCTGCTGCAAAAAGATTGGCAGAGCAGAAAGGATGGAAGAAGCCGGGCTGGCTCCCTGTGTACTGTAGGGAGCGACCACCTTGCCATTATAAcaggctcaggcaggatctctcagtaaagcatattttattaatgattttgcaagaccgggtgttctacctaatGGTAGGCACATGGAACAGggcaaaaagctgctgcttgtaccgcccccccccaaatcccggcTGCAAATTCCCTCCCTGTTCCCCGCTGGctgggtactgcagggtttacagactacccgacGCTTCCCAGAtgtcctgcctcagtttacctatCTCATTACTCCAATTCTAACCACCTCCTCCCCATATTTACTTATTTCCATTTTAGGTGTGGTTTCTTGGCGCTCTGGCGAACCTTCCCCCAGCTTAACTTCTAACCACAGGAATCAATTTGCGTTCCTTGATTAGCGCCAAGAGGCTTTGTTTTGCATTCAAGGTCTGGTTGCTGGATGTCTCTCAGTCTTTATCAGGTTTCAAATTGACGGTTgcaaaaacaacattcctccttcaatgGCTCCTTACATGTACCCCACCAACAGacccacaggcagcagagaccaGTGTCTCCTTCTGGCTGCCTCCCTGAGAATATGgaaatgttggggttttgtatatatattaacatttatagataaaatatattaaaatatagatGAATAAAACATTATCTAATGTATGCATGCACTCATGCTGCTCCAGGGTTCAGTGACTAGATTCTTAGGTGGTTTAGCCAGTTTAGTAACTCCTCAGCTCCTAAATAATTGCAAGACTTatgaaaaatttcatttcaaagtcaCGTGCGCCGTGGCAGACACACTAAATTGCCTGGCATTCTTTCTCAAGCAAAACCAGCTGTTGATCAAAAAAAGACTTCGTTCAGACTGAGAATGCTCCTGAGGGCACTGGTGGGTGTGTGGTCGCCCCACTGATTCTCCTCTGGGATGGCTGGTAAAGCTCTGCTGTCCTCGTTCGCTTGGAGTAAGTGTGGTGAGCTACCGAACATGGTAACGTAAAGAGTTGTTATGCTCAGTGCTGCTGGCTGTTCTCTGTTTTGACCAGCATCTCAGTCACCGCAAACTTCAAAATGAGTTTGTTTGGTTATGCAAAACAGGTACTTGCCTTATTGAATGGTTTCAAAATAAGAACAACTGGTTTATCTTCCTAAGATCACAGCCCTGATGTggtggtgaggttttttttttccaactttgcTGCGCTGCTGATGCTAGATCTTGTCTCTAactcatttgttttttatttttttttttctctctctctctgttcttccaTTCTACTAGATGCTTTGGATCCAGAGCGATTAATACAGTGTCCATATAATAAGTATCATCAAATCAGAGCCTGTCGGTTCCCCTACCACCTTGTGAAGTGTCGGAAGGTAAGCGGGACTGCAGGACAAGGCGCTGAACAGGAGGAATTCTGTGCACATAAATATGACATGCACATTGTCATTCTTGTTGCATTTTCTGGCTGGAGTAAGTTCCTGACAAATAGCCTTGTTTGGCCTTTATTTCatataactttttttatttgtttagtaATAGCTTCAAGTACATGTTCATTCACCCAAGACCAGTTTGGCTCTGTTGAAAGGAGATAGAGATTGTTCATGGTAGGTCAGGGAGGAAATTCTGGTCTCTTCCAGCAGCTCACACAAGTTCAGATAcgttagtttttttttttttttcctcttgaagtTGAAAGGAGAACTCGGTCCGAGTTATGAGCATCCATTCTGGCTCATGTTGTGATGTTGTAGTTCATTCTTGAAGTGCTGGAAATGCAACTGTATAGCAgggtatggggtttttttttggcgggggggggttggttttgtttgtttagtggtgttgttttttctcctaataACTGTTCAATGTGCATTTGGCAGAAACTGCACATCCTGAGCTCAGCACATATGggagaggtttggttttttttcccctctccatcTTTTATCCAGAATTTGAATACAAATCATTCAGTAGGAAgcattccttcctttcttctcctctcttgtCCTCATGGTTTTATTTAAACCTGTCAAGTGTTAGCATCTGACTGAGCTTTGGGTTTTTGCTGAGACCTCATAAAACCCAGTCGTTACCAATAAGTTTGccaatgtgtttttaaaacagtacAGCAGCGCTGCACCTTCCATTTAAGATGCAGTTGTAGGATCCTGCTATCAGTACTTGCAAGCAATTCATTTTGGTGGTATTAGagccttgaaaaatattaagtaaCTAGTGAAAGTGGTGAGCAGAGCTAAGTGACAAGTACCTCCATCTTTCCAGCATTCAAGGGGCTGAAATTTTCCTTGTTGACTCTCTGCAAATTTTGGCAAGAATGAGCTGGGTGAACAATGTTGGCAAGTAAACTTTTAACTGTGTTGGTTTTGTCCTTATCTTGCATAACTGATGACCAGACAGTTTTGGCAAGTTTACCTGGTTAGGAGGGTGAGGTGAGTGATCAGACACAGTTGGTGCCTGTAAGTAATTAGCAGAAGGTTTTGAGGATTATCATTTGATCTGTCTGAAGATGCCACTGTGTAATTATTTGCAGTGGCAAGCACCTAGGCAGAGATTGTCCTTCTTGCTTGGTAGTTTGTTGAATTCCCTTTGCATTCCCTGTGCATAAAATCCAATTAAACGCTTACTCCTGCCTCGGCTTCCCATCATTTTGTGCAGCAGTCGTGTATCGGTGGTGGAGGAGTCACCGCTGCCTTGAGCAGCGTCTGTACGAGGCACTTCTGCCTCAGGTGCAAATCTGGTCCCTGACCAGTGGCGCTGTGTCAGCCAGAACCAAGTCAGCACTGGGACAGTGGTAAATTGTGCCATTCCCAGTAAATGCGGCATCATTTGCAGGGAGTGAACTATTAATAATTTGCCATAGCAACAGCTGAGCACTGCCAGTAGAACCTGTGTGGTCAAGTTTTACTTGAACAGTAAACCTGTAGTACCAAAGCCTGCAGGTGAAATGCTACCAACTCCCTAGCTGTTTCAAAAGATTTAagaaatttctctgcttttgtgcctgtttatttttaaaatatctgaacaGTTTGGATTTGACTAACATCTCTCTCCTGTTGtgtttaaaatcacagaatcacagaatcacagaatgttagggattggaagggacctcaaaagatcatctagtccaatccccctgccagagcaggaaaacttaggtgaggttacacaggaaggcgtccaggcgggttttgaatgtctccagagaaggagaatccacaacccccctgggcagcctgttccagtgttctgtcaccctcactgagaagaagtttcttctcacatttaagtggaacctcttgtgttccagcttgaacccattaccccttgtcttactgttggttgtcaccgagaagagcctggctccatcctcgtgacacccaccctttatatatttataaacatgaatgaggtcacccctcagtctcctcttctccaagctaaagagacccagctccctcagcctttcctcataagggagatgctccactcccttaatcatctttgtggccctgcgctggactctctccagaagttccctgtccttcttgaactgaggggcccagaactggacacaatattccagatgaggtctcaccagggcagagtagaggggaaggagaacctctctggacctactaaccaccccccttctaatacagcccaggatgccattggccttcttggccacaagggcacagtgctggctcatggtcatcctgctgtccaccaggacccccaggtccctttcccctacactgctctctaataggtcattccccaacctgtactggaacctggggttgttcctgcccagatgcaagactctacatttccccttgttatatttcattaaatttttccccgcccaactctctagcctgtccagatctcgctggatggcagcacagccctctggcgtgtcagccactcctcccagcttggtgtcatcagcaaacttgctgatagtacactcaattccctcatccaagtcattgatgaatatattgaacagtattggtcccagaactgacccttgaggcactccactagatacaggcctccaaccagactccgccccattgatcacaactctctggcttctctccttcagccagtttgcagtccacctcactacccgatcatccagtccacacttcctcagttttgccgtgaggatgctgtgggagacggtgtcaaatgctttgctgaagtcaaggtagaccacatccactgctctgccatcgtcaatccaccttgttacgtcttcataaaaggctatgaggttggtcaaacacgacttccccttggtgaagccatgttgactgtccctgatgaccctcttatccttgatatgtcttaagatggcaccaaggataaggtgttccatcactttcccagggatggaggtgaggctgaccggtctatagttgcccgggtcctccttcttgccctttttgaagaccggagtgacatttgctttcctccagtcctcaggcacctctcccgtttcccaagacttggcaaagatgatggagagcggtccagcaatgacttcagccagctccctcagcacccgcgggtgcatcccatctggacccatggatttatggatgtccagattgcttaattgctccctaacccagtcctcatcaactgaggcagactcctccattgccctgccttcctctggggcctcaggggtacggggctcctcaggacagcctccggcagagtagacagagacaaagaaggcattcagtaattctgccttctctgtatcttctgtcaccagggcacccaccccgttcatcagtgggcctacattgcctctggtgttagttttatctgcgatgtatttgaagaacctcttcctgttgtccttgacccctctcgccaggtttaactctaaggaggccttagctttcctagttgcccccctacatcctctgacaacagccttatattcttcccaagtggccagcccctccttccatgatttgtaaaccctcctcttccacttgagtttgcccagcagttccctgtttaaccacgcaggtctcctggctcccttccttgacttcctgcacatcgggatgcactgatcttgagcttggtagaagcagtccctgaatgttaaccaactatcttgggcgcctttaccttcaagcagccttgcccacgggatttcctccagcaactgtttgaaaaggccaaagtcggccctgctgaagtccagggttgcaattctgctcggtattctgctcccaccacaggagattctgaactccaccatctcatggtcactgcaaccaaggcagccccccacctttactgcttcgaccagaccctccttgttagcgaggacgagatccagcagcgcacctcttctagtcggctcctccaccatttgcatcagaaagttatcgtcaatgcactggaggaacctcctagactgaggctggctggctgagtagtccttccagcaaacatcagggtagttaaaatcccccataacaaccagagcctgtgactgtgaggccacgctcagctgcccatagaaggcctcatcaacttcctcaccctgatctggtggcctgtaatagactcccacaacagtgtcacccctgccagcctgccccttaattctcacccacagactctcaactcgctcctcaaccgcacctggacagtactctatacattgcagttgctctctcacataaagagcaactccaccaccacgcttggctggcctgtctttcctgaaaagggcatagccatccatgaccacattccagtcatgtgagctgtcccaccatgtctctgtaattgccaccagatcataatctcctgaccgaacgcaggtttctaactcctcctgcttattccccatgctgcgcgcattggtgtacaggcacttcagggagcgagccgagtacaccgatttcaccctaggggcctggggggcctcccggtctttactgattccagtgtgctgccccactgatgcaagcccagctacaaccccatcccccttcaaatctagtttaaagccctgcaaatgagccctgctaattcctgtcccagcatctttttacccctgtgggataaacctttcccacaaaAATAGTTTCATCTGTGCTTTAAACCATGCAGCCGTATTGCCAGCGTAGGGAATTTAGCTGAGGGCATATTTCATTTCAGCCAGCTCAAAGCTGGCTCAGTTTCTCACTGAATTGTGTTTTAAGGAACAGTCATTTTTTATTCCCCTTGCATTTTTAGTAAGCGTCTGAACAATGTATTGACATTCTTTgtttacttctctttttttttttctatggatTAGCAAAAGGTAGGTGAACTTGAGAGATATAGCACatatttttggttttccctTGTCTAGAGCTACCCTGAAGTTGCAAAGGAATTGGCCACATGCCCCTTCAACGCTCGCCATCTAGTTCCTCGAGCTGACCTCAGCGATCACATAAAGAAGTGCAATGACAAAGGGTTCATTGAGCAAGACATAGGTAAGAGAGCCACCTGTGCTCCGAGATGTTTGTTCATCCTGGGGACTGAGGTCTCCTGTTGGTAAGGATTGCTCatagaacaaacaaaaagtgagAGTCAAATTATTGCCTGTAGTTTTGTGTGACACAGCAGCTTTGGGGAAACTTGAGTCTTGCTTTGATTCACTGGGTAGGTTCATGAGAATATTGCAGGTGCTCCTGGAAAGCCTTGCAGGTATTTTGTTACCAGGCTTATTGAATAAAAAGGTTGTACCCTAGACTGTGCACACTGAAGTTCCTCCAGCAGGAGGTGGGATGCTTTGATGACCAGAAGGACAGGCTCTTCTTTCTGTAGAGCTGATCTCCCTTTGGGGCTTGACCGCTGGTGCCATGGGGAGAGCTGATTTCTGCCAAACAGGTGTGTAAGCTCTGGAAACCTCTGCAGCTCTTCTCCTCCTGGGCAACCCGAGCACTTCTCTCTCACCAAGAGATGGGGCAGCTCCTCTTCCAGgtttctctgctgctgaacTTGCTTCATCTGCCACACAATTCAGATTTCAGTCTCCTGTCCAATGAGACAAAGTGAGGGGGctgccccaaacccccaaaatatttAGGAAGGCATCCTGTGCTATGCACTGTCTTCTCCATTCCCTGTGGTGGCTCTTTATTGC
This DNA window, taken from Caloenas nicobarica isolate bCalNic1 chromosome 24, bCalNic1.hap1, whole genome shotgun sequence, encodes the following:
- the LOC135998188 gene encoding gametocyte-specific factor 1-like; translation: MELEDDFDALDPERLIQCPYNKYHQIRACRFPYHLVKCRKSYPEVAKELATCPFNARHLVPRADLSDHIKKCNDKGFIEQDIVNESSVSQREQMSAVSTWQAPPCDEDWETESLEQSDPPFIWGMTNSGINSSSATFEKKNCLPSRVRAPESFPYATSWKG